In the Sebaldella sp. S0638 genome, one interval contains:
- a CDS encoding KDGP aldolase — translation MLDTKIKFYKGRVALNVLAKDLANAKEIYEAAEGHVVVGLLSKNYDKIEDGVAEVKEYLKELGVVSVGLGAGDPSQFQKAALISCETDPGHVNQVFTGAGYAAGALKAKGYGRTYINVLMSPTGEPGKVKINTGELSEKEKPAIVDVDTAVAMLKDMKAHSVKFFPMGGLKSIEELKEVVKASERGGLELIEPTGGIDLENFEEILKVCVESKIPRIMPHIYGSIINKETGLTRAEDVKRLYEITKKLVK, via the coding sequence ATGCTTGATACTAAAATAAAGTTTTATAAAGGGAGAGTGGCATTAAACGTACTCGCAAAAGATCTGGCAAATGCAAAAGAAATATATGAAGCAGCGGAAGGTCATGTAGTAGTAGGCCTTTTATCAAAGAATTATGACAAAATAGAAGACGGAGTGGCAGAGGTAAAAGAATATCTGAAAGAACTGGGAGTAGTATCTGTAGGACTTGGAGCGGGAGATCCGAGCCAGTTTCAAAAAGCGGCATTAATATCGTGTGAGACAGATCCGGGACATGTAAATCAGGTATTTACAGGGGCAGGATATGCAGCGGGAGCTTTGAAGGCAAAAGGGTATGGCAGAACGTATATAAACGTGTTAATGAGTCCTACCGGAGAGCCGGGGAAAGTAAAGATAAACACAGGAGAGCTCAGCGAAAAAGAAAAACCGGCAATAGTGGATGTAGATACAGCAGTGGCAATGTTGAAAGATATGAAAGCACATTCAGTAAAGTTTTTCCCAATGGGAGGACTGAAATCAATAGAGGAACTGAAAGAAGTAGTAAAGGCAAGTGAAAGAGGCGGTCTGGAACTAATAGAGCCGACAGGAGGAATAGACCTTGAAAACTTTGAGGAAATCCTGAAAGTATGTGTGGAAAGCAAAATACCAAGAATAATGCCTCATATATACGGATCAATAATAAATAAGGAAACAGGGCTTACAAGAGCAGAGGACGTAAAGAGACTTTATGAGATCACAAAAAAACTCGTAAAATAA
- a CDS encoding DgaE family pyridoxal phosphate-dependent ammonia lyase, protein MNIYEKIGLQKVINASGRMTILGVSVLSDKSTEGFKEGSQNFVVMEDLMNKAGEIVSTYTKAEASCVTSSASAGIAIATASLITKDSQTMAENLHILNTDKREIIIQKGHVVNYGAPIKTMIELGGGKLVEVGQSNLTSEENITGNINENTVGIFYVKSHHSVQKGMLSLEKTIEIGKKYNLPVVVDAAAEEDLEKYVAMGTDMVIYSGSKAIEGPASGFITGKKELIKNCKLQYKGIGRAMKVDKGVIMSLLSALEQYSQKDEAKIEQENKKKAELLAEELKGIKGTEISVVKDEAGREIYRTEMKLKETKLNAEELINELESGNPAIYTRNYYKNQGKIHFDMRSVDEKEIGNIFKRIEEILG, encoded by the coding sequence GTGAATATATATGAAAAAATAGGTTTGCAGAAAGTAATAAATGCAAGCGGAAGAATGACAATATTAGGAGTGTCTGTATTATCAGATAAGAGTACAGAAGGATTCAAAGAAGGAAGCCAGAATTTCGTAGTAATGGAAGACCTTATGAATAAGGCGGGAGAAATAGTTTCCACTTATACAAAGGCTGAGGCAAGCTGCGTTACATCTTCTGCTTCTGCGGGAATAGCAATAGCTACTGCTTCTCTTATTACAAAAGACAGTCAGACAATGGCAGAAAACCTTCATATACTAAATACTGATAAAAGAGAGATAATTATACAAAAAGGTCATGTGGTAAACTACGGTGCACCTATAAAGACAATGATAGAGCTTGGAGGCGGTAAGCTGGTGGAAGTGGGACAGTCGAACCTTACAAGCGAAGAAAATATAACAGGAAATATAAATGAGAATACAGTGGGAATATTTTATGTAAAATCGCATCATAGTGTACAGAAAGGTATGCTTAGTCTGGAAAAAACAATAGAGATAGGAAAGAAATATAATCTGCCGGTGGTAGTGGACGCAGCAGCAGAGGAAGATCTGGAAAAATATGTGGCAATGGGAACTGATATGGTTATATACAGTGGTTCCAAGGCAATAGAAGGACCGGCTTCAGGGTTTATAACAGGGAAGAAGGAACTGATTAAGAATTGTAAGCTTCAGTATAAAGGAATAGGAAGAGCAATGAAAGTGGACAAAGGGGTAATCATGAGTCTCCTCAGTGCGCTTGAACAGTACAGTCAAAAGGATGAAGCTAAAATAGAACAGGAAAATAAGAAAAAGGCAGAGCTTCTGGCGGAGGAACTGAAAGGAATAAAGGGGACAGAAATATCGGTGGTAAAAGATGAAGCAGGAAGAGAGATATACAGAACAGAGATGAAGCTGAAAGAGACAAAACTAAATGCAGAAGAGCTGATCAATGAACTGGAAAGCGGAAATCCTGCGATATATACAAGAAATTATTATAAGAATCAGGGAAAAATACACTTTGATATGAGATCAGTGGATGAAAAGGAAATAGGCAATATATTTAAGAGAATAGAGGAAATACTGGGTTAG
- a CDS encoding replication initiation protein, producing MEKNMKKNEFFFQEHDIFIDFQKKLNKKDKIFLEFLIKKITSDNDPKIVLGQKVLLNLLNLANKHELDDFLNKFFEKRVNYQCNKLNIPDIEGIINPLSSYKFSENNYAFSISSDFFNIFQKNKKDFRAYNFDILLQFSNPITKKLFLFLTNNTGINDFLEVSLDTLKNYLDLNNTSYSRFYDFEKNILTVCINEIEKYTTLKIQYRKIKLHNTSSSKIIGLKFYLADENKNALEKNTDTLMEGIKPLIKNNSKIRNFITLSLANRGYNYMKKNIDYAKLHYKGNFEIFLIEAVKYDYFENRFSKMIIPFKEKYKLLFSLKKSFHSLPELYENLFEIISGTNLFHLTQMAPIFREAYDLMESGYINQKEQPKIAPFYKELLNLKSFNEFKYEDEKFIIFIEYNKNYDSFIYIFEK from the coding sequence ATGGAAAAAAATATGAAAAAAAATGAGTTTTTCTTTCAAGAACATGATATTTTTATAGATTTTCAAAAAAAACTTAATAAAAAAGACAAGATTTTTTTGGAATTTCTGATAAAAAAAATTACTTCTGATAATGATCCAAAAATAGTTCTGGGACAAAAAGTTCTTCTGAATCTTTTGAATCTCGCCAATAAGCATGAGCTTGACGATTTCCTGAATAAATTCTTTGAAAAAAGAGTAAATTATCAGTGTAATAAATTAAATATTCCAGATATTGAAGGAATTATAAATCCGCTTTCTTCATATAAATTTTCAGAAAATAATTATGCTTTTTCAATATCTTCGGATTTTTTTAATATCTTCCAAAAAAACAAAAAAGATTTCAGGGCATATAATTTTGATATTCTTCTGCAGTTTAGCAACCCTATTACAAAGAAACTCTTTTTATTCCTGACTAATAATACCGGAATAAACGACTTTCTTGAAGTATCCCTTGATACTCTGAAAAATTATCTGGACTTAAACAATACTTCATACTCCAGATTCTACGATTTTGAAAAGAATATACTGACTGTGTGTATAAACGAAATAGAAAAATACACAACACTAAAAATACAATATAGAAAAATAAAGCTTCACAATACTTCCAGCAGTAAAATAATAGGTCTGAAATTTTATCTTGCCGATGAAAATAAAAATGCACTTGAGAAAAATACTGATACACTTATGGAAGGAATCAAACCTCTTATTAAGAATAACAGTAAAATACGTAATTTTATTACTCTTTCCCTTGCTAACAGGGGGTATAACTATATGAAAAAGAATATTGACTATGCAAAGCTTCATTATAAAGGAAACTTTGAAATTTTTCTTATTGAAGCAGTAAAATATGATTATTTTGAAAACAGATTCTCAAAAATGATTATTCCTTTTAAAGAGAAATATAAACTGCTTTTCTCCCTGAAAAAGAGTTTCCATTCCCTTCCGGAATTATATGAAAATCTTTTTGAGATAATCAGCGGGACTAATCTGTTCCACCTCACACAAATGGCGCCTATATTCAGGGAAGCATATGATCTTATGGAATCAGGATATATAAATCAAAAAGAGCAACCAAAGATTGCCCCCTTTTATAAAGAACTGCTCAATTTAAAGTCATTTAATGAATTTAAATATGAAGATGAAAAATTTATAATATTTATAGAGTATAATAAAAACTATGATAGTTTTATTTACATTTTTGAAAAATAA
- a CDS encoding DUF1634 domain-containing protein yields MREDEKELHEVELAISKALRIGVLISGIITFAGLIMYFATGNSGYPGETYPADFLAIIKGFIALKPYGVIMTGLLILIATPIFRVGISIVIFFVEKDYLYVKITLLVFVILMLSLLMGKAG; encoded by the coding sequence ATGAGAGAAGACGAAAAAGAGCTTCACGAAGTGGAACTTGCCATAAGCAAAGCTCTCAGAATAGGGGTGCTGATAAGCGGTATCATTACATTTGCCGGGCTTATAATGTACTTCGCCACAGGAAACAGCGGATATCCCGGGGAAACATACCCGGCAGATTTTCTTGCGATCATAAAAGGATTTATTGCTCTGAAACCATATGGAGTTATTATGACAGGGCTGCTTATACTTATAGCTACTCCGATTTTCCGTGTGGGAATATCAATAGTAATATTTTTTGTGGAAAAAGATTATCTGTATGTAAAGATAACACTTCTTGTATTTGTGATACTGATGCTGAGCCTTTTGATGGGAAAGGCAGGATAA
- a CDS encoding sulfite exporter TauE/SafE family protein — protein sequence MEIYSLQIFLVSIAAGVLGSILGLGGGIIIIPALTLMFQVDIKYAIGASIIAVIATSSGAAVAYIKDKVTNIRIGMFLEIATTVGAITGAFIGGFLNPKYLFIIFSILMFYSTFMMIKKSGAELPQNVIQDPLADKLNLHGEYYDKALKQDVKYNVSGVKSGFGVMYVAGIMSGLLGIGSGSFKVMAMDVFMKLPMKVSSSTSNFMIGVTAAASAGVYLVRGDIRPDIAGPVALGVLVGATLGAKIMQYLKSKTIRMIFIPVLLYVAIQMLMRGIGG from the coding sequence TTGGAAATATACAGTCTGCAAATATTTTTAGTATCCATCGCAGCAGGAGTACTGGGTTCCATACTTGGTCTGGGCGGGGGAATAATTATAATTCCTGCGCTGACACTTATGTTTCAGGTAGATATAAAATATGCAATAGGAGCCAGTATAATAGCAGTCATAGCAACTTCGAGCGGAGCAGCAGTGGCTTATATAAAAGATAAGGTAACGAATATAAGAATAGGAATGTTTCTTGAAATTGCCACCACTGTAGGCGCTATAACAGGAGCCTTTATAGGAGGTTTTCTAAACCCGAAATATCTGTTTATAATATTCAGTATTCTGATGTTTTATTCCACATTTATGATGATAAAAAAATCAGGTGCTGAGCTTCCGCAGAACGTAATTCAGGATCCTCTGGCGGATAAGCTGAATCTTCACGGAGAATATTACGACAAAGCTTTGAAGCAGGACGTGAAATATAATGTCAGCGGAGTAAAAAGCGGTTTCGGCGTAATGTATGTGGCAGGTATAATGTCAGGACTTCTTGGTATAGGAAGCGGCTCGTTTAAAGTTATGGCAATGGATGTATTTATGAAACTGCCCATGAAAGTTTCCAGCAGTACAAGTAATTTTATGATTGGTGTTACTGCTGCAGCAAGTGCCGGTGTGTATCTGGTGCGGGGCGATATAAGACCTGATATAGCAGGGCCTGTTGCATTAGGTGTACTGGTAGGTGCCACATTAGGTGCAAAAATTATGCAGTATCTAAAAAGTAAAACAATAAGAATGATCTTTATACCGGTCTTACTTTATGTAGCAATACAGATGCTTATGAGAGGAATAGGTGGGTAA
- a CDS encoding PTS sugar transporter subunit IIC — protein sequence MIKFIENKLVPILIKIGENKILVAVRNGITLTLPFTISGSVFLILANLPIPGWSDFLGPFADKLSAPVAVTFGAIGIISAIGISYNLAKQYKLDAITCTAITMVVFLLAQLNQEYTLNVDNLGAAGLFSAIILSIITVHIIKFFISRNIVIKLPDGVPPAVSRSFASLVPAAVTITLIWFIRIILNFDINSFFTWLLSPLVVGLGTLPGMLILIFLISVLWCCGIHGDNVLSGITSPIFLKYIAENTQAYLAHQPIPHITADGFYIVFMCLGGTGATLGLVISMLRSKSKLYKSVGELSLPSAIFCINEPVIFGFPVVFNPIMMIPFTITPMILCTLTYGLMYFNIIGRPVLQIPWTMPPIFAAYFVTGGNIPAVIWSVCTIVISVVVFLPFFKMAEKKQLEKEAAESEESLEPVLNSEI from the coding sequence ATGATCAAATTTATTGAAAACAAACTTGTTCCAATTCTGATCAAAATTGGTGAAAACAAAATTCTTGTTGCAGTGAGAAATGGAATCACACTCACTCTGCCGTTTACCATTTCGGGAAGCGTCTTTCTTATTCTGGCAAACCTTCCTATACCGGGATGGTCTGATTTTTTAGGACCTTTTGCTGACAAACTCAGCGCTCCTGTCGCGGTTACATTTGGTGCTATTGGTATAATATCAGCTATAGGAATAAGCTATAATCTGGCTAAACAGTATAAGCTTGATGCCATTACATGTACCGCTATTACTATGGTGGTCTTTCTTTTGGCACAGTTGAATCAGGAATATACCCTGAATGTAGATAATCTGGGAGCTGCCGGTCTGTTTTCGGCTATCATATTATCTATAATTACTGTACATATAATAAAGTTCTTTATATCAAGAAATATTGTAATCAAGCTGCCTGACGGTGTGCCTCCGGCAGTTTCGCGGTCATTTGCCAGTCTGGTTCCTGCTGCGGTTACTATTACTCTTATATGGTTTATCAGAATTATTTTGAATTTTGATATAAATTCATTCTTTACATGGCTGTTAAGCCCTCTTGTAGTAGGATTAGGAACACTGCCCGGAATGCTTATACTTATATTTCTTATTTCTGTACTATGGTGCTGTGGTATTCACGGGGATAATGTCCTTTCCGGTATTACAAGCCCCATATTTCTGAAATATATCGCAGAGAATACACAGGCATATCTGGCTCACCAGCCTATTCCGCACATAACTGCCGATGGATTTTATATAGTTTTTATGTGTCTGGGAGGGACAGGGGCCACACTCGGACTTGTTATTTCCATGCTTCGTTCCAAAAGCAAACTTTATAAATCCGTGGGTGAACTATCACTGCCGTCTGCCATTTTCTGTATAAATGAACCGGTTATATTCGGATTCCCTGTAGTGTTTAACCCGATTATGATGATACCGTTTACTATTACGCCTATGATTTTGTGTACTCTTACATATGGTCTGATGTACTTTAATATAATAGGTCGTCCTGTATTACAGATACCATGGACAATGCCCCCTATATTTGCCGCATACTTTGTAACAGGTGGAAATATACCGGCAGTTATATGGTCTGTATGTACTATTGTTATTTCCGTTGTTGTTTTCCTGCCTTTTTTCAAAATGGCAGAGAAAAAACAGCTTGAAAAAGAAGCAGCGGAAAGTGAAGAAAGTTTAGAACCTGTTTTAAACAGTGAAATATAA
- a CDS encoding 6-phospho-beta-glucosidase yields the protein MKGLKIATIGGGSSYTPELIDGFIKRYDELPVTDYYLVDIEEGKEKLEIVGELARRMVEKAGVPINIHLTLDREEALKGADFVTTQLRVGFLDARINDEKIPLKYGVLGQETTGPGGFMKAQRTIPVLLDICKDMKRLCPDAWLINFTNPAGIVTEAIKKYSDIKTIGICSGANSMLMDIAKAYNVEKDDIYTRIIGLNHLIFADKIFLKGEDITDDFIKKLSVGKADNSLKNIPDIGFSAKFTEALHMYPISYLKYFFLNREMVEIALKDEAEKGTRGEQTKEIEHNLFELYKDKNLVTKPKELEKRGGAYYSDTACSIISSIYNNRKEIHVVNTLNNGTTSDLPDNVVIETNAMIDKDGAHPITYGKLPVKIRGLIQSVKAYEELTVEAAVTGDYETALLALSINPLVPSANIAEKILDELLEVNKKYLPQYFK from the coding sequence ATGAAAGGATTAAAAATTGCAACTATCGGCGGTGGTTCCAGCTATACTCCGGAATTAATAGACGGATTCATAAAAAGATACGACGAACTGCCGGTTACAGATTACTATTTGGTTGATATTGAAGAGGGAAAAGAAAAACTGGAAATTGTTGGTGAACTTGCCAGAAGAATGGTAGAAAAAGCCGGTGTCCCTATCAATATTCACCTTACCCTTGACAGGGAAGAAGCACTGAAAGGTGCCGACTTTGTAACAACTCAGTTAAGAGTAGGATTTTTAGACGCAAGAATCAATGATGAAAAAATTCCGCTGAAATATGGTGTCCTAGGTCAGGAAACAACAGGGCCCGGCGGGTTTATGAAAGCCCAGAGAACTATTCCTGTTCTTTTGGATATATGCAAAGATATGAAAAGGCTCTGTCCTGATGCATGGCTTATTAACTTTACCAATCCCGCTGGTATAGTAACAGAAGCAATAAAGAAATACAGTGATATAAAAACAATAGGTATATGCAGCGGGGCAAACAGCATGCTTATGGATATTGCAAAGGCATATAATGTAGAAAAAGATGATATTTATACAAGAATCATAGGATTAAATCATTTGATTTTTGCAGATAAAATATTTTTAAAAGGTGAAGATATAACTGATGATTTTATCAAAAAATTATCTGTGGGAAAAGCTGACAACAGCCTGAAAAATATTCCTGATATTGGTTTTTCAGCTAAATTCACTGAAGCTCTGCATATGTATCCTATTTCATATCTGAAATATTTCTTCCTGAACAGAGAAATGGTGGAAATCGCACTGAAAGATGAAGCTGAAAAAGGCACAAGAGGGGAACAGACAAAAGAAATCGAACATAATTTATTTGAACTTTATAAAGATAAAAATCTTGTTACTAAACCTAAAGAACTGGAAAAACGAGGCGGAGCATACTATTCAGATACAGCATGTTCTATAATAAGCTCTATTTATAACAACAGAAAAGAAATACATGTGGTAAATACACTTAATAACGGTACTACATCTGATCTTCCCGATAATGTGGTAATCGAAACAAATGCAATGATTGACAAAGACGGTGCACACCCTATTACTTACGGAAAACTTCCTGTAAAAATAAGAGGACTTATCCAGAGTGTAAAGGCATATGAGGAACTTACAGTGGAAGCTGCCGTAACAGGGGATTATGAGACTGCACTTCTTGCCCTTAGCATTAATCCGCTTGTACCATCGGCAAATATCGCAGAAAAGATATTGGATGAACTGCTTGAAGTTAATAAAAAATATCTGCCGCAATACTTTAAATAA
- a CDS encoding glucosamine-6-phosphate deaminase, producing the protein MELITKKNYDELSKAVGDFVIDYVSKKSDSLLCFAGGDTPLGLLKYLVEAVNKNKVDLSKCKFVGLDEWVGLGRDVKGSCQETLYNNFYDLIPVPKEQVCFFDGLAQDLNAECKRVDKFISDNGNLDLIVLGIGMNGHIGFNEPNVPVDTYCHIVDLDPITKKVSVKYFDTALDVKQGLSLGMKTILESDTIILMADAERKADIVYKTVHSEKNPEIPSTMVKDAPKVYFYIDEAAGKLL; encoded by the coding sequence ATGGAACTTATAACAAAAAAAAATTATGACGAATTATCTAAAGCAGTGGGAGACTTTGTAATTGATTATGTAAGCAAAAAGTCTGACAGTCTGCTTTGTTTCGCCGGCGGCGACACACCTCTGGGTCTTTTGAAATATCTTGTAGAAGCTGTAAATAAAAATAAGGTTGACCTTAGTAAATGTAAATTTGTCGGTCTTGATGAATGGGTAGGACTTGGAAGAGATGTAAAAGGAAGCTGTCAGGAAACACTTTATAATAATTTTTATGATCTTATTCCTGTTCCCAAGGAGCAGGTGTGTTTCTTTGACGGACTTGCCCAAGATCTTAATGCAGAGTGCAAAAGAGTGGATAAATTTATATCTGATAACGGAAATCTTGATCTTATAGTTCTCGGCATTGGTATGAACGGACATATAGGCTTTAACGAACCTAATGTTCCTGTGGATACTTACTGCCATATTGTAGACCTTGATCCTATTACTAAAAAAGTCTCTGTAAAATATTTTGATACTGCACTTGATGTGAAACAGGGATTATCACTGGGAATGAAGACAATACTTGAATCTGATACTATTATTTTAATGGCAGATGCTGAGAGAAAAGCTGATATTGTTTATAAAACAGTTCACTCAGAAAAAAATCCGGAGATTCCTTCTACTATGGTAAAAGATGCTCCGAAAGTTTATTTCTATATTGATGAAGCTGCCGGAAAATTATTATAG
- a CDS encoding GntR family transcriptional regulator, translating into MEKKHKYLEIKVEIKNDILNKKYEVGEKIPSERELASLYNVTRVTVQKAMNNLEQEGFIERVHGKGMFVLKNTEGNIYIFNNEKSDSVLGFSREFKNKVKISSGLIDFEIIKAGKELAKLLEIETGEEVYYIRRVRLIDDVPVTVEDTNIPLSVINEIPKEVLIKGSLYEYIEKTTGKKIKDSDTIIEASLFTDELAKFLKIKAGHPMLKMTEVTRLEDKTVFNYSYSYNRGDIFRVKNLKIEK; encoded by the coding sequence ATGGAAAAAAAACACAAATATCTGGAAATAAAAGTAGAGATAAAAAATGATATATTAAATAAAAAATATGAAGTCGGGGAAAAAATCCCCTCTGAAAGAGAACTGGCTTCTCTTTATAATGTTACACGGGTTACAGTACAAAAAGCAATGAATAACCTTGAGCAGGAAGGCTTTATAGAAAGAGTCCACGGCAAGGGTATGTTTGTACTGAAAAATACCGAGGGGAACATATATATTTTTAATAATGAAAAAAGTGACAGTGTTCTCGGATTTTCAAGAGAGTTTAAAAATAAAGTGAAGATCAGCAGCGGACTTATAGATTTTGAAATAATAAAAGCGGGAAAAGAACTGGCAAAGCTTCTTGAAATAGAAACAGGAGAGGAAGTATATTATATAAGAAGGGTAAGACTTATAGACGATGTACCTGTTACTGTGGAAGATACCAATATACCCCTTAGTGTCATAAACGAAATTCCAAAAGAAGTCTTAATAAAAGGGTCTCTTTATGAATATATTGAAAAAACTACAGGGAAAAAAATAAAAGACTCTGATACTATAATAGAAGCATCGCTGTTTACAGATGAGCTGGCAAAATTTCTTAAGATAAAAGCCGGGCATCCAATGCTGAAAATGACTGAGGTCACAAGGCTTGAAGATAAAACAGTGTTTAACTATTCGTACAGCTATAACAGAGGAGATATTTTCAGAGTAAAAAATCTTAAAATAGAGAAATAA
- a CDS encoding DJ-1 family glyoxalase III, which produces MKVAEFIVEGFEQIEALTPVDLLRRAGIEIDTISVFNEKNVKSSHNVIIETDKNMKDINFEDYDMLLLPGGPGTGNYEKSDFLLEKLLDFSKNNKKYIAAICAAPGVLARLGILKGKKAVSFPAVESDLEKNEAVLLKENVVTDGNITTSRGAGTAVDFSLRLIEMLKGKDEADRIAEQIVYK; this is translated from the coding sequence ATGAAAGTTGCTGAATTTATAGTAGAGGGATTTGAACAGATAGAAGCATTGACACCGGTAGATCTTTTGAGACGTGCGGGAATAGAGATAGATACTATTTCTGTATTTAATGAGAAAAATGTAAAAAGCAGCCATAATGTAATAATAGAAACTGATAAAAATATGAAAGATATTAATTTTGAGGATTATGATATGCTCTTATTGCCGGGAGGACCCGGAACAGGGAATTATGAGAAGTCGGATTTTTTATTGGAAAAATTACTGGATTTCAGTAAAAATAATAAAAAATATATAGCGGCTATCTGTGCTGCTCCGGGTGTTTTAGCTCGTTTAGGCATACTTAAAGGTAAAAAAGCAGTTTCTTTTCCGGCTGTGGAATCTGATCTTGAAAAAAACGAAGCTGTTTTACTGAAAGAAAATGTAGTGACAGACGGGAATATAACTACTTCAAGAGGAGCAGGGACAGCAGTAGATTTTTCCTTAAGACTGATAGAAATGCTGAAGGGAAAAGATGAAGCAGACAGAATAGCAGAGCAGATAGTATATAAATAG
- the ptsP gene encoding phosphoenolpyruvate--protein phosphotransferase yields MKEFKGIGASEGISIGKAMLFIEEEMNIPQEKISEVQVGTEIEKLLDAQKKSKLQLISIRDKVKEKMGEDKAAIFDGHIMLLEDDDLMDEVRDKIKAEKMAAARALDEGVNEYCEMISQLDDPYLREREADLKDVGKRWLKNILGIRMKDLSNLDPETVVIAYDLTPSDTAQLDLKNAVGFITEIGGKTSHSAIMARSLELPAVVGVKDALKEIADGAPIVMNGELGEIIIEPDASVLKDYTEKREAYLKEREELKKLIHEEAVTEDGHKVELWGNIGSPEDIDAVLEAGATGVGLYRTEFLFMNSDHLPTEDEQYKAYRVVAEKLQGKPVTIRTMDIGGDKELPYMDLPKELNPFLGWRAIRISLVKQDIFKTQLRAILRASAYGQVKIMYPMVTSINEVRKANEILDECKKELDEIGKKYDKDIKVGIMVETPSVAIISYKFAKEVDFFSIGTNDLTQYFLAVDRGNELVASLYDSFNPAVLEAIQKVIDAGHDRNISVSMCGEFAGDRRATEVLLGMGLDAFSMSASSVLQVKKKIRNSNYEKAQKYRDEILALNTPEEVLENLR; encoded by the coding sequence ATGAAAGAATTTAAAGGAATTGGAGCTTCAGAAGGGATTTCTATTGGGAAGGCTATGTTATTCATCGAAGAAGAAATGAACATACCTCAGGAAAAAATATCAGAAGTACAGGTAGGAACAGAAATTGAAAAATTGTTAGATGCACAGAAAAAATCTAAATTACAGTTGATTTCTATTAGAGACAAAGTTAAAGAAAAAATGGGTGAAGACAAAGCTGCTATTTTTGACGGGCATATAATGCTTCTTGAAGATGATGATCTGATGGACGAAGTCAGAGATAAAATAAAAGCTGAAAAAATGGCTGCAGCCAGAGCTCTTGATGAAGGTGTTAATGAGTACTGTGAAATGATTTCACAGCTTGATGATCCTTACTTAAGAGAAAGAGAAGCTGACTTGAAAGACGTCGGAAAAAGATGGCTTAAAAATATACTTGGTATAAGAATGAAGGATCTGAGTAACCTTGATCCTGAAACAGTAGTTATAGCTTATGATCTTACACCATCTGACACAGCGCAGCTTGATCTTAAAAATGCAGTTGGATTTATTACTGAAATAGGAGGAAAGACATCGCATTCTGCTATTATGGCAAGATCTTTGGAACTTCCGGCAGTAGTAGGAGTAAAAGATGCATTAAAAGAAATAGCTGACGGAGCTCCAATAGTAATGAACGGTGAATTGGGAGAAATTATCATAGAACCTGATGCAAGTGTTTTAAAAGACTATACAGAAAAAAGAGAAGCTTACCTGAAAGAAAGAGAAGAACTGAAAAAATTAATCCACGAAGAAGCTGTAACTGAAGACGGACATAAAGTAGAATTATGGGGAAATATAGGAAGCCCGGAAGATATAGATGCTGTTCTTGAAGCAGGAGCAACAGGGGTAGGACTATACAGAACAGAATTCTTATTTATGAATTCAGATCACCTTCCTACAGAAGACGAGCAGTATAAGGCATACAGAGTAGTTGCCGAAAAGCTTCAGGGGAAACCGGTTACTATAAGAACAATGGATATAGGAGGGGACAAAGAACTTCCTTATATGGATCTTCCTAAAGAATTAAATCCGTTCCTTGGATGGAGAGCAATAAGAATCTCTCTTGTAAAACAGGATATATTCAAAACTCAGTTAAGAGCAATATTAAGAGCAAGTGCTTACGGACAGGTAAAAATCATGTATCCAATGGTAACTTCAATAAATGAAGTAAGAAAAGCCAATGAAATACTTGATGAATGTAAGAAAGAACTTGATGAAATAGGTAAAAAATATGATAAAGATATAAAAGTAGGAATCATGGTGGAAACTCCATCTGTAGCTATTATCTCGTATAAATTCGCAAAAGAAGTAGACTTCTTCTCAATAGGAACAAATGACTTAACACAGTATTTCCTTGCAGTAGACAGAGGAAACGAACTGGTAGCATCATTATATGATTCATTTAACCCTGCTGTATTAGAAGCAATACAGAAAGTAATAGATGCAGGGCATGACAGAAATATATCTGTTAGTATGTGCGGAGAATTCGCAGGAGATAGAAGAGCTACAGAAGTATTACTTGGAATGGGACTGGATGCATTCAGCATGAGCGCATCATCAGTACTTCAGGTTAAGAAGAAAATCAGAAACAGCAACTATGAAAAAGCACAAAAATACAGAGATGAAATCTTAGCACTGAATACACCGGAAGAAGTTTTGGAAAATTTAAGATAA